A single genomic interval of Granulicella tundricola MP5ACTX9 harbors:
- a CDS encoding class I SAM-dependent methyltransferase produces the protein MAKQEFELAHRLSLLQSKFRAAVPVVDYMPTIIEMPPRHLDRKSAWEGLESILLDIIRRFELKTDRCLEFGVEFGYSTVALSSFFKSVRGVDTFQGDRHTTIIRDTYQEALENVSPYDNIELIRSDYQSYVKTDSSTYDLIHVDIIHTFADTYACGLWSAEHSKCTIFHDTESFPQVKQAVSEIARKTGKTFYNFPECYGLGIVV, from the coding sequence TTGGCGAAGCAAGAATTTGAATTGGCGCATCGGCTTTCGTTACTACAAAGCAAATTTCGGGCAGCGGTTCCGGTGGTTGACTATATGCCGACTATCATCGAGATGCCCCCTCGCCACCTGGACCGGAAGTCAGCCTGGGAAGGGCTCGAGAGCATTCTGCTCGATATCATCAGGCGGTTCGAGTTGAAGACGGATCGTTGTCTTGAGTTCGGGGTTGAGTTCGGCTACTCGACCGTGGCGCTCTCTTCTTTCTTCAAGTCAGTCAGAGGAGTCGATACGTTTCAGGGTGACCGGCATACGACGATCATTCGCGATACGTATCAGGAAGCGCTTGAGAATGTCAGTCCGTACGACAACATTGAATTGATCCGCAGCGATTATCAAAGCTACGTGAAGACGGATTCGAGCACCTATGATCTGATCCACGTGGATATCATCCACACATTTGCCGACACCTATGCGTGTGGGTTGTGGAGCGCAGAACACTCAAAATGCACGATCTTTCATGACACTGAGTCCTTTCCGCAGGTAAAGCAGGCTGTCAGCGAGATTGCACGCAAGACAGGCAAGACCTTTTACAACTTCCCTGAGTGCTACGGTCTGGGGATCGTAGTTTAG
- a CDS encoding DEAD/DEAH box helicase, with protein MNSATLEPQNETISNTSNQNFSNNNEAAAAPTRTSHEAIPVDVTAMNSEIDPTTGLPMLKGVHFADFNISASLKSRLAAGGFATPTPVQAKAIPPALEGRDILATASTGTGKTLSFLIPMIERMEANSEPSTRGKKGPIRSLILLPTRELAMQVLEAYAKINPQSKSDSVLVCGGLSENTQLDQLSRGPRLVVATPGRLEDFLRRRSVNLNFVEMLVLDEVDRMLDMGFLPAIRRIVGALPKTRQTMCYSATLDANITEIVRDYVQKPVRIEIGTTSKPSDQVELKVFTVMQDQKLGLLNQMLNEHEGTFLVFSRTKHGADRISKKLEKLGHVADVIHGDRSQSQRTSALKGFSTGRHRILVATDVAARGIDVRDIAHVVNYDLPGTTEDFVHRIGRTGRAGKKGVATTFVMPQERSDARKMERELKIKFEWKEADKNLEKEERNKPVDLSGPSDLMNMETRAWKTGDVSAERKATAPGASPYRGAGNGFRGRSGAGGGSGRPGGGFSGGRSAGRPNSRPGSSRTGPARRGQ; from the coding sequence TTGAATTCTGCAACTCTTGAACCCCAGAACGAAACCATCAGCAACACCTCCAACCAGAATTTCTCCAATAACAACGAAGCCGCTGCAGCCCCCACGCGCACCTCGCATGAGGCGATTCCCGTCGACGTGACCGCGATGAACAGCGAGATCGACCCGACCACCGGTCTGCCCATGCTGAAGGGCGTGCACTTTGCCGACTTCAACATCTCCGCCAGCCTGAAGAGCCGCCTGGCTGCCGGGGGCTTTGCCACCCCGACACCCGTGCAGGCGAAGGCCATTCCCCCGGCTCTCGAAGGCCGCGACATTCTCGCGACCGCCTCGACCGGAACCGGCAAGACCCTCAGCTTCCTGATCCCCATGATCGAGCGCATGGAGGCGAACTCTGAGCCTTCCACCCGTGGCAAGAAGGGCCCGATCCGTTCGCTGATTCTGCTGCCGACGCGTGAGCTTGCGATGCAGGTTCTTGAGGCGTACGCCAAGATCAATCCGCAGTCCAAGAGCGACTCCGTCCTAGTCTGCGGTGGTCTCAGCGAGAACACGCAGCTTGATCAGTTGAGCCGCGGACCCCGCCTCGTCGTTGCGACGCCTGGCCGTCTCGAAGACTTCCTCCGCCGCCGTTCGGTCAACCTGAACTTCGTCGAGATGCTGGTATTGGATGAAGTGGACCGGATGCTCGATATGGGCTTCCTGCCTGCCATCCGCCGCATCGTCGGCGCATTGCCCAAGACCCGTCAGACGATGTGCTACTCGGCTACGCTGGACGCGAACATCACGGAGATCGTGCGCGACTACGTGCAGAAGCCGGTTCGCATTGAGATCGGCACCACCTCCAAGCCCAGCGATCAGGTTGAACTGAAGGTCTTTACGGTCATGCAGGATCAGAAGCTCGGCCTGTTGAACCAGATGCTGAACGAGCATGAGGGCACCTTCCTCGTCTTCTCCCGCACCAAGCATGGCGCGGACCGTATCTCCAAGAAGCTTGAGAAGCTGGGCCATGTGGCGGACGTGATCCACGGCGATCGCTCGCAGTCCCAGCGCACCTCGGCTTTGAAGGGCTTTTCGACTGGCCGCCACCGCATCCTGGTTGCGACCGACGTTGCAGCTCGCGGTATCGACGTGCGGGATATCGCGCATGTCGTCAACTACGATCTGCCCGGCACGACGGAGGACTTTGTCCACCGCATCGGCCGTACTGGACGCGCAGGCAAGAAGGGCGTTGCGACGACGTTCGTTATGCCGCAGGAGCGCTCGGATGCTCGCAAGATGGAGCGCGAACTGAAGATCAAGTTCGAATGGAAGGAAGCGGACAAGAACCTGGAGAAGGAAGAGCGCAACAAGCCTGTCGATCTCTCCGGTCCGTCCGACCTGATGAATATGGAGACACGTGCGTGGAAGACGGGCGATGTCTCGGCTGAGCGCAAGGCGACCGCACCGGGTGCAAGCCCGTATCGTGGAGCCGGCAACGGCTTCCGTGGTCGCAGCGGCGCAGGTGGCGGCAGTGGCCGTCCCGGCGGCGGGTTCAGCGGGGGCCGCAGCGCAGGCCGTCCGAACTCACGCCCCGGCAGCAGCCGGACCGGTCCGGCTCGTCGCGGTCAGTAA
- a CDS encoding glycosyltransferase family 2 protein, which produces MRLEDGCAVVVTYHPDQQVIENLVSLRLQTLHLVVVDNGSTADGLEMLRVAAGRVGFELIENGDNLGIATALNVGVRRALEMGREWVLLFDQDSCVTEGFVETLVAGYENSRWGDRLGLLVPRYVDKRFGTALPPNYVKEGLEAAMTSGSLLRAETFLRHGFFVDELFIDGVDYEYSLRLRAAGMVIDECVEAVLLHSPGEPQFHKLLGVLRFQTANYSPIRQYYQERNKIWIAKRYLIRFPVFCLKLFKFGAKNFMKILVAEEGKAKKCRFFLAGVRDGLLERMGKRLAT; this is translated from the coding sequence ATGCGGTTGGAGGATGGATGCGCGGTTGTCGTGACCTATCATCCGGATCAACAGGTGATCGAAAATCTGGTGTCGTTGCGCCTGCAGACGCTGCACCTGGTTGTGGTGGATAACGGTTCGACTGCGGATGGGCTTGAGATGCTGCGAGTGGCGGCGGGGCGCGTTGGCTTTGAGCTGATTGAGAACGGAGACAATCTCGGGATTGCCACGGCGCTGAATGTTGGAGTTCGGCGCGCGCTGGAGATGGGGCGCGAGTGGGTTTTGCTGTTTGATCAGGACAGTTGTGTCACGGAAGGGTTCGTCGAGACGCTGGTGGCGGGATACGAGAACAGCCGTTGGGGAGATCGTCTAGGGCTCCTGGTACCCAGATACGTCGATAAACGCTTCGGAACGGCGCTGCCTCCCAACTATGTCAAAGAAGGGCTGGAAGCGGCGATGACCTCCGGAAGCCTGCTGCGGGCGGAGACGTTTCTGCGGCATGGGTTCTTTGTGGATGAGTTGTTCATCGATGGGGTGGACTACGAGTACAGCCTGCGGTTGCGGGCGGCGGGGATGGTGATCGATGAGTGCGTAGAGGCGGTGCTGCTGCACTCGCCTGGGGAACCGCAGTTTCACAAGCTGCTGGGGGTGCTACGGTTTCAGACGGCGAACTACAGCCCAATCCGGCAGTACTACCAGGAGAGAAATAAGATCTGGATCGCAAAGCGTTATCTTATACGGTTTCCGGTGTTTTGCCTGAAGCTGTTCAAATTCGGCGCGAAAAATTTCATGAAGATCCTGGTGGCGGAAGAGGGGAAGGCGAAGAAGTGCAGGTTCTTCCTGGCGGGTGTGCGGGACGGATTGCTGGAACGGATGGGGAAGCGCCTGGCCACTTGA